TTTGTTCTGGGAGGCGACGCGCAGCCCGTTCTCCAGCACCGTCACCCGCGTCTCGAAGCGCTCCCGGCCCTCGGCCGCCGCGAACACGGCTTTGGGCACGCCGGGCAGCGGGCACGTCAGCGACACGTTGGGGTAGGAACCGCCTCCGCTGTAGCTCCGGGCGGCCGCCAGCCCGCACCTACGAGACAGCCGCCGTTNNNNNNNNNNNNNNNNNNNNNNNNNNNNNNNNNNNNNNNNNNNNNNNNNNNNNNNNNNNNNNNNNNNNNNNNNNNNNNNNNNNNNNNNNNNNNNNNNNNNNNNNNNNNNNNNNNNNNNNNNNNNNNNNNNNNNNNNNNNNNNNNNNNNNNNNNNNNNNNNNNNNNNNNNNNNNNNNNNNNNNNNNNNNNNNNNNNNNNNNNNNNNNNNNNNNNNNNNNNNNNNNNNNNNNNNNNNNNNNNNNNNNNNNNNNNNNNNNNNNNNNNNNNNNNNNNNNNNNNNNNNNNNNNNNNNNNNNNNNNNNNNNNNNNNNNNNNNNNNNNNNNNNNNNNNNNNNNNNNNNNNNNNNNNNNNNNNNNNNNNNNNNNNNNNNNNNNNNNNNNNNNNNNNNNNNNNNNNNNNNNNNNNNNNNNNNNNNNNNNNNNNNNNNNNNNNNNNNNNNNNNNNNNNNNNNNNNNNNNNNNNNNNNNNNNNNNNNNNNNNNNNNNNNNNNGCCGTGAGGGCGGCGGGGCGGGCGCTGCTCCGAGAGAGCGCTGCTACGAGGAGGTGAGCGGGGACGGACGGACGGATGGGGAACCGCTGCGACGGGATGCGGCGTCAGCTGCGCGCTGTGGGAGGGAAAGGCTGCCCCAGCACCCGGCCGTTGAACAAAGCTGCTCGGCACCAGAAGTAATTCTGCCTCTCGTGTCTCCCGGTCCCGCCCTCGGGGTGTTTGCGGGGCCGTTACACCGCTCTCTCGTCCCTAAGAAGGATTTCTTTGGTTTCTCTTTTAGCTGAAAGCAGAGAATGCCGCGTTGAGGAGGAGGATCCGTGAGCTGCAGGAGATCTCTGGAACTCAAGCAGACGTGTGAGTGAGGCACAGcgtggggaaagggaaggagtaAATGAATCGTCTTAAGGTGCTGcctggaaagagagaaaagcttcCTAGAAGTGAAGTGagctctgttctgtttgttgAAAAGCTTTaccacagaaacaccaaggttggaaaagacctacaggATCATCCAGCCCCACCATCCACCCATCATCAATAGCTCTCACCTAACcgtgtccctcaacacaacgtccaaacgttccttgaacacctccagggtcggtgaatccaccgcctccctgggcagcccattccagtgcctgaccactctttcagagaaggatCTGATTCTGATTTAtcagatctgtttttcttatgcACGGTGAGGTAAAGTTTTGTGAATGCATTTAGGCTTCACGCAGCTTAAGTTGTGAAAGTAATGGCAAGATTCCGCAGGAGGCAATCTCTCTCCTTTAAAGCAAGAAGAGCATTTTAATTTTGGTGGGTGATTAAGTCGATGTTGGGAGACATTAAATTCCTGAGGTTGAACAACTGACTGATCCATGGTAGtgatttctctttgctgtgctgctcctcgccgtgaggcagctgctgctcccgTGGTAATGGGCTGACTGTTTCAGAATGCTCCAGATTGACTGTGAACACACACGTTTTCTGTACAGTTATGCTGTGTTCAGCTGTTTCCATTGGTGCTAGTGGATGACGAATGCAGAAATCCCTTGAGCTGCAGCCTACAAAGGCAGTTCTGTGAGATGCcttaattttttgttattatgtGAAAGAATAGAGTTTCTCAGTTCTTCCCCTGGAATTTCCTTGTGGTTATTTTGCTGAGTACTATTTTCTACCTTATTTTAAGGCTGAGGAAGCTTGAAAGAAAGCTTGAGGAAAATAAActtaaagaagagaaggaagctCAGGACTTGGAAGCAATGGTGCAGCACGTGGAACAGAATCTCCAGCTGATGACTGTAAGTGCTGCCATCCCCATCTCGGACAGTGTTCAGAGCAAAGGTGCTGCAACACAAACCAAATCACTTCCAGTGATACCACCGAGCCTTCCAACATCTCACACTCATCCTTCATTCTCTTTCAGAAACGGGCTGTTAAGGCAGAAAACACCGCTACAAaactgaaacaggaaaatgcaTTACTTCAGGTACAAAGCAATGATATTCTTAAGGCCTCCCACTGGCTGCTGCACCTCACACAGTGCTGTGAGTTCTGTGTTATATTTTCATTAGCAAgggttttatttccctttcaaGGTTCAGCTGAAGAATTATAAAATGGAGAATGAAGCTCTGAGGTCGGGGCAGTCAGCAAGCCTGGCTGTGGTGAGACAAAACGCAGACACAGCCTTACAGAACCTTCTGACTGTTATCACAAACTCTCAATCTTCAATAAAGTAAGTTGTTTCTACACGCTCTGCTAGCACTATCTCAGGTGCTACatgctgatagcagcaaaagTATAAACATCCCCACCAGGGGGACTGAAACTTGGGTTCTTTATTATGCACTGCAGGTCAGTCCCTGTTCTCGCTTAGTTGCaatgtgttttcttccagaaaacagTGCCTGTGTGCTTTATCCTCTCCAGTCTAACGCCCTGTTTCTCTCACCCAGGCAGCTGGTCTCTGGAGCAGAATCACTGCAGCTCGTCGCCGATCTCCTTAAATCCATAGACAGAATTTCTGAGGTGT
This window of the Meleagris gallopavo isolate NT-WF06-2002-E0010 breed Aviagen turkey brand Nicholas breeding stock chromosome 19, Turkey_5.1, whole genome shotgun sequence genome carries:
- the ENTR1 gene encoding endosome-associated-trafficking regulator 1: REGGGAGAAPRERCYEELKAENAALRRRIRELQEISGTQADVLRKLERKLEENKLKEEKEAQDLEAMVQHVEQNLQLMTKRAVKAENTATKLKQENALLQVQLKNYKMENEALRSGQSASLAVVRQNADTALQNLLTVITNSQSSIKQLVSGAESLQLVADLLKSIDRISEVSEDGQ